Genomic segment of Paenalkalicoccus suaedae:
TATGTGCCGATTAGCTCCTGATCGCGCTTATCTGTAATATCCAGCTTAATGACCTCAAGTTCCACGCCAGCCTCTTGCGCTGCATCGCGTAGACTCGTCACCTGCGAAATCGTCTCTACCGATGCGATCACTTTATGTCCGTTCTTCGCGAGCCCAATAGCTGTACCTTTACCGAGACCACTCGCTGCACCTGTGATAAAAATCGTTTTACTCATGCATCTTCCTCCTTCAAATATACAATGTATTTTCCGCTCTTCCCATTAAAAGCCAGCTCAAAACATTTCTATTATCGAAGGAAAATGTAGATGGAACACCTACAAATAGTCATTGATCTTCGGTGCTTTCATGAAAGGCTTGGAGGGGAAACGATTTTTGCATCTCAACTTCCCATTATTTATAAGTTACTAATGGAATGGCATTTAAACATGGTTCACGGTTCATAAAAGCTTAATTGCCCAAACATTACTTATACTTTTTTAAAATCAAACGCAAGCTTACCGACCCGGAGGACGTTCGGAGACAATCCATAGGGGAAAGAGGTCTCCCGGATCCCACAGGAGGCGCAAATTAATAGAGCATCGACCGCTAGCCTGAAATCAGCGGCAAGGCTAGCTAAAAAAGTTTGCAAAGACCGCAATCTTTTTGTGATGCTTTTCAGACCGTGTTCGTTCACACGGTCTATGGATGTCGTAGAGTGTCCGGAGGGCTGACAGCGAGAGCTATAGCAATTGAAAAAGTGGAATTTGATCAATTTTTAAAAGAAAATAAGTAGTTTTTCAGTAAAAGCTTTCCATCACTCGATATTACTAGTATAATAAACGTAATTGGTTGAAAGCTTGTCTACCGTTCCTCCTTTTATTCGGTAGATAAATGGTATTTGCGTGGACCAGTTCGGCACTGCTACTAGAAGCAGAATCGAACTGGTTTTTTATTTGTTTAAAACTTTTTTTATTTTTTTCGGTTTAACATGTTTAGTTAATTTTGGGCATGGGTATACTTCTACTAAGAGTTGAAACCACCACTTTCATCTCTCCCCCCTATCATTATTGATAGAAATGTTCGGAAACTAGTTTCCAAACAAATGGAAATAAGCGATGTTAGCCTCCGTCCCAAGGCTTCATCGCTTTTTCCATGTCTTTTTTACTTTTTTGTGATTTTATTCACATACTCCACTTAAAAATTCTAATCAAATTCTCATTTTCCTATCAGAACATTTTCATTTGGTTCATGTAGGGTATAGATATAACAAAAACACAGGAGGATGATTTTATTATGAAACGCACAGTAGGATTAATGGCTGCCACATCATTATTTTTAGTAGCTTGTGGCACAGCGAATAATACGACATCTACAGAGGTTAATACAGCGTCTTCTGGTGATGTGGTGTCAAACGAATCCAATAATACAACAGAGAACAATACAAACACTTCCAACTCATCAGGTAACGACGCCGATACGGAGGCAGTAGACGAATTTGATCTTCACATCGAATTCATCGATGGCTCGGAATGGGAGTTTGATTATGAAAGTAATGATCCGACTGACTCTGAAATCGAGAGAAGCGGAGCGGAAACTGTCGTCGGAGAAGATGCGACATTAGAAATTGAGACACTTCTTACAGAATTAACGATCAACACGGAGCGACCACTTCAAGAGATGAAGGATGAAGTGCTTACCACTCTCGGTGTTAACTCAGAGGATGTAGAAGGGTTTGATTTAGAGGTTAAATATATGTCTGGCGAGGAGATTGTCTTTGACCATGAGACTATGCTCCAAGAAGGATCTCGAGATATTCTTGAATTTACACTAGACATTGAATTATTCTCCGGTGAAGAGTGGGATTATGACTATGATCGCACAGATATGGAGGCGGAAATTGAGCGAGAAAATGGTGATGAGTCAGTCACTACTGGTCAAGAAGCTATAGAGGAGATCGAAAATTTACTAGGTCAAATTGATATTTCCATGGACCGATCGATTGGAGAAATGAAATCGGAGATTCTGGCTGCGGTCGGCATTGATGAAGGTGACGTGGAGGATTTTGATGTAGACGTTGAGTTTGAAGATGGAGAAGAAATCAAGTTTAAACACGACGTTCAATAATAAATATTTGCCCTGCTCTCTAAACGGAGAGCAGGGCAATTTTTAGTTTACACGGCGTGCGCCAAGGTAACGAGGCTTCCAATATGAATTATCTAAGCTTGCTATGGAGACACCTGTCGAGCTGCCGGAATGGATAAATTGATTGTTACCGATGTAGATGCCGTTATGTGACGGACCTGTTCGATACGTTTCGAAATAAACGATGTCCCCTACGCGTAGATCGCTCACTGGTGATGTAGCGTTCCACTGCTCCGCGACCGTACGCGGAAGCTGTTTCCCCGTCATACGGAAGGCATACTGAATAAATCCACTACAGTCAAACCCACTAACTGTTGTGCCACCCCATAAGTATGGGATGCCAATTAATTCAGAAGCGTTGGCGATCAAATTAATAACGTTAAAGCTTCCACCTCCAACCGGATTTGTCGGTTGACCAATATGTACAGAGGAGGCTTCTTCGAGCTTTAACCACGTTGATTGCGTGACGAGACCGTCGGCTACTAAATTCCACTGTGACTGGAATCGTTTGACTGCTGCTTCCGTAACATCTCCAAAAAATCCTGTTGCTGTACCTGAAAAGAGTCCAAGTGATTTCAGCATATTTTGTAGCTCACGCACTTCATTACTTCTAACTCCGTGACGTAGCGTTGGAGTGCTAGGAGCTGGTGTTGCATTTCCTGTACGCGGAACCAGCGTTTCGAGTGCTCGGTATGTTTGTGGTCCAGTTACGCCATCGACCTTGATTCCAGCGGCTTGTTGAGCCTGGCGGACTGCTGACGTTGTTTCTGCCCCAAAGATCCCGGATATTTGGCCTGCGTAATAGTTGAGCTCTTTGAGTCGTGTTTGTAGCAGCCGGACCTCGTCGCCTGTCGAGCCTTCGCGTAGAATGCTGATGAGCTGGGAGGAATCGACCTGCGGCGGTGCTGGCACGTTTGGTGCTGGTGTGCCTGTTTCGAGTGCTCGGAAGGTCATTGGACCAGCAATTCCGTCGGCACGAATGTTATTGTCGCGTTGGAACGCTATCACGGCCGCTTCGGTAATCGGGCCGAATGTGCCGGTAATACCTGCATTGTAATAGCCTAAGTTTTTTAAGGATGTTTGAAGGCTTCTTACTGCCTCGCCTGTCGTCCACATTCGCAATAGCGTCTGTGAGTTCGTTTGTGTCGGCGGCGGTGTTGTCACGGCTGGTGTGCCGTTTTCGAGCGCTCGGAAGGTCATTGGACCAGCGATTCCGTCAGCACGAATATTATTGTCACGCTGAAAGGCCATGACGGCTGCTTCTGTCTTCGGTCCAAAGGTAGCGGTTATGCCGTCCTTATAGTACCCGAGATCACGTAGCGTCGTCTGCAGGCTTCTAACCGCTTCTCCAGTTGACCACATGCGTAGGAGCTGGCTAGCCGGCTGCGATGGGGCCGGAGTTGGCGTTGGCGTCGCTACAGGGGCTTGTCCAGAGACTGCCCGCTCAATCGCTGCAAACGTCTGAGGGCCAGCTAGTCCATCAACTGTTATGCCTGCTGAGCGTTGGAAGCTCCTTAGCGCATCCTGCGTTTTTGGACCAAGGATCGCTGTTAATCCGCCAGTATAGAAACCAAGGTGACGCAGTCTATTTTGAAGCGTTCTTACCTGTGCCCCTTCTGACCAGAGACGGAGAACCGTGCTGGATGTTGAGACAGTTGGATTAGACGCTACGGTTTGCGCTGTCTGACTAGCGGAGATTTCTCTGTTAAGTTGCGTGAGTGTTTGTGGACCTGCGATTCCGTCTGCTGTAAGACTTCTTGCGCGCTGAAAGTTGCGAACGGCGTTAACTGTTGCATCTCCGTAGCTTCCCGTTGTTGCTGAAGAATAGAAGCCGATTTGCGCAAGTGCTGTCTGTAGCTTCGTCACTTCCACTCCAGTTGCACCAGCTCGTAAAATCTGTTGAGCATTCATTGTTTGGGCAGATTGACTTGCGACCGAGATAGTTTCGTTTGCGACTTCTTGTGATTCAATCACCGAGCCGTTCAATAAGGAGAACGTTTTAGGTCCTACTACTCCATCCGGCGCGAGTCCGTTGTCGCGCTGGTATGCTTCGACCGCGAGCTTTGTTTGGTCTCCGAATATTCCTGTGATGGTATGGTGCGTGTAATACCCTTTTTCCTTTAGGATTTCCTGGAGTGTTGTCACATCCTGATGATTAGTCCCAAGTGAAAGAGTACGATCACCAAAGGCTGCTTCTGCTAAGGTTGGTGTTGCTACGAATACCCCCGTTGCTGCAAATGCTGATACAAGTGCGGTACGTACATATGACTTCCTTACCACTATAGACTCGCCTCCTCGCGCAATTTGGAGAATTTTTGCTTAAAATACGTCCATTTAAACGAATACTCTTCCATTATCGTTCGACTTGAGATTAGGTGCTAGGTACTTTTAGATCATTTTTTCAGAAAATTATTAAGGACATTTGATGAAGTTTTAGAGGTTTTGTCAGTAGAACAGGAGGGTATAGAAGTGTTCTTTCCATTTAGAGGATTCTATAATCAGTACTTTTATTGATTATTTTTATCATCTAGCTGTCGTTGGGTTTACACGAAGATAGAACGTGAAAATAAATACGTTTGCTTTTAGTGATCAAGGATAATGTAGTGTCGTGCTGTGAAAAGCTCGTTCCGCGTGTGGTTTTCGCAATTTGGAGTTCGGGATTGTGGACATAGTGAGAGTGGTTTATCGCGTTATGTTCCTTATGGAGGAGTTTATGTGCACCGTCTTGGAGTTATGTTCCGCATTATGGAGTTATGGACTTCGTGCCTGAGCTTTCGCTAGTTATGTGCCTCATTCTGAAGTTATGTTCCCCATTCTAATTTTATGTTTCGTGTTTCAGAGTTATGGAATTCGCAAGTCCATAAGAGAGTGCCCCTCCCCAAAATACCCACTCCTTTTATATTCAGTCATAATAAAAAGCCGACCCAAGGGTCGGCTTAGAAGTTTAAATTATTCAGCAGCTTCTTCGTTGTCTTCTACGTCTACGTCTACTTCAGCGTTAGCATCAGTATTTTCAGCGTCTGCGTCTGCGTCTGCATCAGTGTCTTCGTCAACTTCTACATCAACGTCGTTAGAAGTGTTGTCGTTAACGTCTACTTCTACGTTTTCAGTTCCGTTGTTTGTTTCTACGTTAGTTGTGTTGTCAGCGTCGTTTCCGCCACATGCTGCTAGCATACCTAGTGCAAATACACTTGTTAGTAAAGATAAAGTAACTTTTTTCATTAGAAAATCCTCCTGTGAAACTCCATTTGTTTGCGAACTTCAACATTCGGCAAACAGTTTTTTTGCTCTTTCTGAGCTGTGACCATCTTACCGCGACGAACTAATTGGGACAATAGTATCTGCTGCTTTTAGAAACTATTCCATTTTTTCTCATAATGTTGTCAAATCGTGTGTAAATATTGTGTAACAGGTTTATTACAGGAATATTAAAAACCGCACCTGAATAGGTGCGGTCGATATAAACAATTCTGAGGGGGAAATGTTTATACTATATTTGGGTAAAACCGAAATTACATGTCTGTGTCGTCGTTCATGTCATCGTTCATTGTATCGTCTTCCATCGTGTCATCTTCCATATCATCGTTCATTGTATTATCTTCCATTGTATCGTCTTCCATACCGTCGTTCATTGTATCATTTTCCATGCCATCATTCATCGTGTCGTTTTCCATACCATCGTTCATTGTGTTATCTTCCATACCATTGTCTGTAGTTGCTGGATCATTTGCTGGTGCGTTCATTGGGTCGTTTTCTGTGTTATCTCCACACGCTGCTAGTGAACCTACTACGAACATTCCTGAAAGTGCTGTTACCATTAGTTTCTTTTTCATGATTA
This window contains:
- a CDS encoding YusW family protein; the protein is MKRTVGLMAATSLFLVACGTANNTTSTEVNTASSGDVVSNESNNTTENNTNTSNSSGNDADTEAVDEFDLHIEFIDGSEWEFDYESNDPTDSEIERSGAETVVGEDATLEIETLLTELTINTERPLQEMKDEVLTTLGVNSEDVEGFDLEVKYMSGEEIVFDHETMLQEGSRDILEFTLDIELFSGEEWDYDYDRTDMEAEIERENGDESVTTGQEAIEEIENLLGQIDISMDRSIGEMKSEILAAVGIDEGDVEDFDVDVEFEDGEEIKFKHDVQ
- a CDS encoding peptidoglycan-binding protein, producing MVRKSYVRTALVSAFAATGVFVATPTLAEAAFGDRTLSLGTNHQDVTTLQEILKEKGYYTHHTITGIFGDQTKLAVEAYQRDNGLAPDGVVGPKTFSLLNGSVIESQEVANETISVASQSAQTMNAQQILRAGATGVEVTKLQTALAQIGFYSSATTGSYGDATVNAVRNFQRARSLTADGIAGPQTLTQLNREISASQTAQTVASNPTVSTSSTVLRLWSEGAQVRTLQNRLRHLGFYTGGLTAILGPKTQDALRSFQRSAGITVDGLAGPQTFAAIERAVSGQAPVATPTPTPAPSQPASQLLRMWSTGEAVRSLQTTLRDLGYYKDGITATFGPKTEAAVMAFQRDNNIRADGIAGPMTFRALENGTPAVTTPPPTQTNSQTLLRMWTTGEAVRSLQTSLKNLGYYNAGITGTFGPITEAAVIAFQRDNNIRADGIAGPMTFRALETGTPAPNVPAPPQVDSSQLISILREGSTGDEVRLLQTRLKELNYYAGQISGIFGAETTSAVRQAQQAAGIKVDGVTGPQTYRALETLVPRTGNATPAPSTPTLRHGVRSNEVRELQNMLKSLGLFSGTATGFFGDVTEAAVKRFQSQWNLVADGLVTQSTWLKLEEASSVHIGQPTNPVGGGSFNVINLIANASELIGIPYLWGGTTVSGFDCSGFIQYAFRMTGKQLPRTVAEQWNATSPVSDLRVGDIVYFETYRTGPSHNGIYIGNNQFIHSGSSTGVSIASLDNSYWKPRYLGARRVN